The genomic window AGTATACCTCCTAATCTACATATAGCTTATATGAAATTCATGTTTTTTTATTATACCATATAAATTGGTTTTAATTCTAGTATCCATTATGTTTATACTCACTTTTTAAAATATAGAAAAAAACACTACCTGTTAAGGTAGTGGTGTGCATGTGTGTGTGCTTATTTATTCTATCTATAAGTTGTAAATCCGTTCAATAAAAATTAATCTTGTGTATATGGTAAAAGTGCTATATGTCTTGCACGTTTGATCGCAACTGTAAGTTTACGTTGTGCTTTAGCAGAGTTACCTGTTATTCTTCTAGGAAGAATTTTTCCTCTTTCAGAGATAAACTTTTTAAGTGTATTGATATCTTTATAATTTATCTTTTTAATATTATCACCAGCAAATTGATTGACTTTACGTCTTCTGCGGTTATGTCTTTTTTGCATTGCCATTGTATTGTTCCCTCCTTCACTTTAATAAGT from Cellulosilyticum sp. I15G10I2 includes these protein-coding regions:
- the rpsR gene encoding 30S ribosomal protein S18; translation: MAMQKRHNRRRRKVNQFAGDNIKKINYKDINTLKKFISERGKILPRRITGNSAKAQRKLTVAIKRARHIALLPYTQD